Proteins from a genomic interval of Clostridium scatologenes:
- a CDS encoding FAD-dependent oxidoreductase codes for MSYKYQKLFESVKIGSIEIKNRFAMAPMGPQGLGDEEGAFNQRGVDYYVARARGGTGLIITGVTFVENEVEHHEMPGVPCSTYNPVHFVRTASEMTERIHAYDSKVFLQMSAGFGRVAPPANENVPPIAPSPIPNRWVDVTCREISKDEIHHIVEMFGEGAVNAKRAGFDGVQIHAVHEGYLLDQFAISFFNHRTDEYGGCLENRLRFAREVVEEIKKRCGDDYPVILRYSPKSFIKDWREGALPGEEFEEKGKDIPEGIEAGKLLVQYGYDALDVDVGCYDAWWWNHPPMYQKKGLYIPYAKIMKEAVDVPIICAGRMDNPDLALSALEDGACDMIGLGRPLLADPDYVNKLRLGKTALIRPCLSCHEGCLGRMVKNGSLNCAVNPEACREGVNFLIPALKSKKVLIVGGGVAGCEAARVLKLRGHEPVIYEKTARLGGNLIPGGVPDFKEDDRALIKWYENSLKDLKVDIKLNTEVTSEIVKNSKVDVVIIATGSKPKVFNLGDNSKVFTAADVLCGKKQAGDKVVVLGGGLVGCETALYLKKMGKEVTIVEAMDSLLALNGPSCFANFGMLMALIPYNHINVLTSSKVVKTTDKGVLVNTEGSCEREIEADSVVLAVGYNSNKELYDSLKYEVQDIRLLGDARKVSNIMYAVWDAYEVASKL; via the coding sequence ATGAGTTATAAATATCAAAAGTTATTTGAATCTGTAAAAATAGGAAGTATTGAAATTAAAAATCGTTTTGCCATGGCACCTATGGGGCCTCAAGGGCTTGGCGATGAAGAAGGGGCATTTAATCAAAGAGGTGTAGACTACTATGTAGCTCGTGCCCGTGGAGGTACTGGTCTTATCATAACTGGTGTAACCTTTGTAGAGAATGAGGTTGAACATCATGAAATGCCAGGTGTTCCTTGTTCCACATATAATCCAGTTCATTTTGTAAGAACTGCCAGTGAAATGACAGAACGAATCCATGCATATGATTCCAAGGTTTTTCTGCAGATGAGTGCGGGATTTGGAAGAGTTGCTCCACCAGCAAATGAAAATGTGCCGCCAATAGCTCCTTCTCCTATTCCCAATCGATGGGTAGATGTAACTTGCAGGGAGATTAGCAAAGATGAAATACATCATATTGTTGAGATGTTTGGAGAAGGAGCAGTAAATGCAAAACGTGCAGGTTTTGATGGTGTTCAAATTCATGCAGTGCATGAAGGTTATCTATTGGATCAGTTTGCTATTTCCTTTTTTAATCATCGTACTGATGAATATGGTGGATGTCTTGAAAATCGTCTGCGTTTTGCTCGTGAAGTTGTTGAAGAAATAAAAAAGCGTTGTGGAGATGATTATCCTGTTATATTACGTTACAGTCCTAAGAGCTTTATAAAAGATTGGCGAGAGGGAGCACTGCCAGGTGAAGAATTTGAAGAAAAGGGTAAAGATATTCCAGAAGGAATAGAAGCAGGAAAGTTGCTTGTACAATATGGGTATGATGCATTAGATGTGGATGTAGGTTGTTATGATGCATGGTGGTGGAATCATCCGCCTATGTATCAAAAGAAGGGACTATATATTCCATATGCAAAAATAATGAAAGAAGCAGTAGATGTTCCAATAATATGTGCAGGACGCATGGATAATCCTGATCTTGCACTTTCTGCTTTAGAGGATGGTGCTTGCGATATGATAGGACTTGGAAGACCACTTCTTGCAGATCCCGATTATGTAAATAAGCTACGATTAGGTAAAACTGCACTGATACGACCATGTCTTTCATGTCATGAAGGATGTTTAGGACGTATGGTAAAGAATGGATCTCTCAACTGTGCTGTTAACCCTGAAGCTTGTCGAGAAGGTGTTAATTTTCTTATTCCAGCGCTTAAGTCAAAAAAAGTATTGATAGTAGGTGGTGGTGTAGCAGGTTGTGAAGCTGCTAGAGTTCTTAAGTTACGTGGACATGAACCAGTAATTTATGAAAAAACGGCAAGACTTGGAGGAAACTTAATTCCAGGAGGAGTTCCTGATTTTAAAGAAGATGATAGAGCACTTATTAAATGGTATGAAAATAGTTTAAAAGATTTGAAGGTGGATATAAAACTCAATACTGAAGTCACATCAGAAATTGTGAAAAATAGTAAAGTAGATGTTGTAATAATTGCTACAGGTTCTAAACCTAAAGTTTTCAACTTAGGAGATAATAGTAAAGTGTTTACTGCTGCAGATGTGCTTTGTGGAAAAAAGCAGGCAGGAGATAAAGTTGTAGTTTTAGGTGGAGGTCTTGTTGGTTGTGAAACAGCTCTTTATTTAAAGAAAATGGGTAAAGAAGTTACCATTGTTGAAGCTATGGATAGTTTGCTTGCTTTAAATGGTCCAAGTTGTTTTGCTAATTTTGGAATGCTTATGGCTCTTATTCCATACAATCACATCAATGTTCTAACTTCATCAAAGGTTGTAAAGACTACTGATAAAGGTGTTCTTGTAAATACAGAAGGCAGTTGTGAAAGAGAAATTGAAGCAGATTCAGTAGTTCTTGCTGTAGG